In Leisingera sp. NJS204, the following are encoded in one genomic region:
- a CDS encoding monovalent cation/H+ antiporter subunit D: MDHLLIAPVVLPALVAPFIIMAVRHHLDLQRIFSLASVVLLAAVSLTLAAQTLDGTVKVYELGDWPAPFGIVLVLDRLSAMMIVLTSLLALPVLLYAIGSGWDTRGANFHALFQFQLMGIMGAFLTGDAFNLFVFFEVLLIASYGLMIHSGGTRRFQAGVQYVVFNLLGSTLFLFALGTLYSVTGTLNMADLAVKVAQIPAEDTALLRVGAVMLLLVFAIKASLLPLHFWLPSAYANAPMPVAALFAIMTKVGAYSILRMYTLIFGPEVQATAGLTESWLLPAALLTLGAGAIGVLGSKKLGRLAAFGAIASMGTLLIAISLFTQTAAAAALYYLVHSTLAAALLFLVADLVMERQGQWILPQLPMPQTGLISALFFAAAIALAGMPPLSGFLGKLLVLDATRGVDLAPWIWAVILMGSLITIIGMARAGSLLFWKGHGLPPQDIDTSAEPPLDNLAARPAQLPFVACFGLLGGLIALTVFAGPATRYAEATAAQLFTPTAYIDTVLGRTAE; encoded by the coding sequence ATCGACCATCTTCTGATTGCGCCGGTGGTGCTGCCTGCCCTGGTGGCGCCGTTCATCATCATGGCGGTGCGCCACCATCTGGACCTGCAGCGGATCTTTTCGCTGGCCAGCGTGGTGCTGCTGGCCGCCGTGTCGCTGACCCTGGCCGCCCAGACATTGGACGGCACCGTCAAGGTCTATGAGCTGGGCGACTGGCCAGCGCCCTTTGGCATTGTGCTGGTGCTGGACCGGCTGTCGGCAATGATGATCGTGCTGACCTCACTGCTGGCGCTGCCGGTCCTGCTCTATGCCATCGGCTCCGGCTGGGACACCCGCGGAGCCAACTTCCACGCGCTGTTCCAATTCCAGCTGATGGGCATCATGGGCGCATTCCTGACCGGCGACGCCTTCAACCTGTTTGTGTTCTTCGAGGTGCTGCTGATCGCCTCCTATGGCCTGATGATCCACTCCGGCGGCACCCGGCGGTTTCAGGCCGGGGTGCAGTATGTGGTGTTCAACCTGCTTGGCTCCACCCTGTTCCTGTTTGCGCTTGGCACGCTGTATTCGGTGACCGGCACCCTGAACATGGCCGACCTCGCCGTAAAGGTCGCCCAGATCCCGGCTGAGGATACCGCCCTGCTGCGCGTTGGTGCTGTGATGCTGCTGCTGGTCTTTGCCATCAAGGCGTCGCTGCTGCCGCTGCATTTCTGGCTGCCCTCGGCCTATGCCAATGCGCCGATGCCGGTGGCGGCCCTGTTTGCCATCATGACCAAGGTCGGCGCCTATTCGATCCTGCGTATGTACACGCTGATTTTCGGCCCCGAGGTTCAGGCCACCGCCGGCCTGACCGAGTCCTGGCTGCTGCCCGCCGCCCTGCTGACCCTTGGCGCCGGCGCCATCGGTGTTCTCGGCTCCAAGAAGCTGGGCCGGCTGGCGGCCTTTGGCGCCATCGCCTCGATGGGCACGCTGCTGATCGCCATTTCGCTGTTCACCCAGACCGCCGCGGCAGCGGCGCTGTACTATCTGGTGCATTCCACCCTGGCTGCGGCGCTCTTGTTCCTGGTTGCTGATCTGGTGATGGAACGGCAGGGCCAATGGATCCTGCCGCAGCTGCCGATGCCGCAGACCGGGCTGATCTCGGCGCTGTTCTTTGCCGCCGCCATCGCGCTTGCGGGCATGCCGCCGCTGTCGGGTTTCCTTGGTAAACTGCTGGTGCTGGACGCCACCCGCGGCGTGGATCTGGCGCCGTGGATCTGGGCCGTGATCCTGATGGGGTCGCTGATCACCATTATCGGCATGGCCCGCGCCGGCTCGCTGCTGTTCTGGAAAGGCCACGGCCTGCCGCCGCAGGACATTGATACCAGCGCCGAACCGCCACTGGATAACCTGGCCGCAAGACCGGCGCAGCTGCCCTTTGTCGCCTGTTTCGGCCTGCTGGGCGGGCTCATTGCCCTTACCGTATTCGCAGGCCCCGCCACCCGCTATGCCGAGGCAACGGCAGCCCAGCTCTTTACGCCAACAGCCTATATCGACACCGTGCTGGGGAGGACGGCAGAATGA
- a CDS encoding K+/H+ antiporter subunit F: MIESAATFAFACFALAMLMNLWKVVTAPDVADRILALDTMFINAIALMVLYGMALGSEIFFEAAMIIAMLGFVSTVAYARFILRGNIIE; this comes from the coding sequence ATGATCGAAAGTGCTGCCACCTTTGCCTTTGCCTGCTTTGCCCTGGCGATGCTGATGAACCTGTGGAAGGTCGTCACCGCGCCGGACGTGGCCGACCGCATCCTGGCGCTGGACACCATGTTCATCAACGCCATCGCACTGATGGTGCTCTACGGAATGGCGCTGGGGAGCGAGATTTTCTTTGAGGCCGCCATGATCATCGCCATGCTTGGCTTTGTCTCCACCGTGGCCTACGCGCGCTTTATCCTGCGCGGCAATATCATCGAGTGA
- a CDS encoding Na+/H+ antiporter subunit G, translating into MESLFEFLVAAFLVIAGVFGFVGSFGLLKLNDPMSRLHAPTKATTLGVGGVLLASMLHAAAFEKYFSVHELMITLFLFLTAPITANFIAKVHIHRQESRDTMPSAGEDDHWATHDTPEDEERKNAGRTETPR; encoded by the coding sequence ATGGAAAGCCTGTTTGAATTCCTCGTTGCCGCTTTTCTGGTGATCGCCGGGGTCTTCGGTTTTGTCGGCTCTTTCGGGCTGCTCAAGCTCAACGATCCGATGTCGCGCCTGCACGCCCCGACCAAGGCCACCACCCTGGGCGTCGGCGGCGTGCTGCTGGCCTCGATGCTGCATGCGGCAGCGTTTGAGAAATACTTCTCGGTGCATGAGCTGATGATCACTTTGTTCCTGTTCCTGACTGCGCCGATCACCGCCAATTTCATTGCCAAGGTGCATATCCACCGGCAAGAGAGCCGCGACACCATGCCCTCGGCGGGCGAGGATGACCATTGGGCCACCCATGACACGCCAGAGGACGAGGAACGCAAAAACGCCGGCCGCACGGAAACGCCCCGGTAA
- a CDS encoding Na+/H+ antiporter subunit C, translating into MELLVASAVGILTAAGIYLILRRRSFPVILGLSLITYAVNVFLFATGRLATGAPPILNKYEEVAYTDPLPQALVLTAIVISFGMTAVVVMIALGAYLSSRDDSTAMPVEPEGAGDDA; encoded by the coding sequence ATGGAACTTCTCGTCGCCTCTGCCGTCGGCATCCTGACCGCGGCCGGCATCTACCTGATCCTGCGCCGCCGCAGCTTCCCGGTGATCCTGGGCCTGTCGCTGATCACTTATGCGGTCAATGTCTTCCTGTTCGCCACCGGGCGGCTGGCAACCGGCGCGCCGCCGATCCTCAACAAATACGAGGAGGTCGCCTATACCGATCCGCTGCCGCAGGCGCTGGTGCTGACCGCCATCGTGATCTCCTTCGGCATGACAGCCGTTGTGGTAATGATCGCGCTGGGGGCCTATCTGTCGTCCCGTGATGACAGCACCGCCATGCCGGTTGAACCCGAAGGCGCAGGAGACGACGCATGA
- a CDS encoding Na+/H+ antiporter subunit E yields MKLIRRLFPHPLLTLLLTVTWLLLVNGWSLNSLVFGLLLGVLIPFVTQPYWPNRPKLRRPLKIAEYILVVLLDIVQANIIVARIVLFKPNADRRPNWITVPLDLKTPEAITALAGTITMTPGTLSADVSDEGHALLVHCLDAPNPDAVRDEIKQRYERRLMEIFE; encoded by the coding sequence ATGAAACTGATCCGGCGGCTGTTCCCGCACCCCCTGCTCACGCTTCTGCTGACCGTCACCTGGCTCTTGCTGGTCAATGGCTGGTCGCTGAATTCGCTGGTCTTTGGCCTTCTGCTGGGCGTGCTGATCCCGTTTGTGACCCAGCCCTACTGGCCCAACCGGCCCAAGCTGCGCCGCCCGCTGAAGATCGCGGAATACATCCTGGTGGTGCTGCTGGACATTGTGCAGGCCAATATCATCGTGGCCCGCATCGTGCTGTTCAAACCCAATGCAGACCGCCGCCCCAACTGGATCACCGTCCCGCTGGACCTGAAAACACCCGAGGCAATCACCGCCCTTGCAGGCACCATCACCATGACGCCGGGCACCCTGTCGGCGGATGTCTCGGACGAGGGCCACGCCCTCTTGGTCCACTGCCTGGATGCTCCCAACCCGGACGCGGTGCGGGACGAGATCAAACAGCGCTACGAGCGCCGGCTGATGGAGATTTTCGAATGA